A single Pseudomonas sp. HN11 DNA region contains:
- a CDS encoding TIGR03759 family integrating conjugative element protein, with amino-acid sequence MNRALLPAVVCLVSLLTTIAAMANPVPTQSRAQNTQSAPLRRSDSEQATNWGLTEQEWTRFEKIQAGPRGFWSPNLDPLTALGVEAETDQERQRYAELQVALEAKRAERELAYQNAYTAAWAKLFPGLLPIQGMASPPPANSLVAPRQALFVEDNCAACNAQAKLLQSSDMAFDIYLVGSQGEDERVRSWARQAGIDPANVLRRQITLNHDRGRWFSLGAPGPLPATLQQVNGQWQRLD; translated from the coding sequence ATGAACAGAGCGCTACTGCCCGCCGTCGTCTGTCTCGTTTCTCTATTGACCACAATCGCAGCGATGGCCAATCCCGTCCCGACACAGTCACGGGCTCAGAACACACAGTCCGCGCCCCTGAGACGTTCTGACTCCGAACAGGCGACAAATTGGGGTCTGACGGAGCAAGAGTGGACGCGCTTCGAAAAGATTCAAGCCGGCCCGCGCGGTTTCTGGAGTCCGAACCTCGATCCGCTGACTGCGCTCGGCGTCGAGGCGGAGACCGACCAAGAGCGTCAGCGCTATGCGGAGTTGCAGGTAGCGCTGGAAGCCAAACGCGCCGAACGCGAGTTGGCCTACCAAAACGCTTACACCGCGGCCTGGGCCAAGCTGTTCCCCGGGCTGCTGCCGATCCAGGGTATGGCATCCCCGCCCCCTGCCAACTCATTGGTCGCACCGCGACAGGCCCTATTTGTGGAGGACAACTGCGCGGCGTGCAACGCCCAAGCGAAACTTCTGCAAAGCAGCGACATGGCTTTCGATATCTACCTAGTGGGCAGCCAGGGCGAGGATGAACGCGTCCGTAGCTGGGCTCGTCAAGCAGGCATCGACCCAGCCAACGTTCTGCGTCGGCAGATTACCTTGAACCATGACCGTGGTCGCTGGTTCAGCCTGGGTGCCCCAGGACCACTGCCCGCCACGCTTCAGCAGGTGAATGGACAATGGCAACGCCTCGATTGA
- a CDS encoding lytic transglycosylase produces MATPRLSGIALMLTVLAVQADELPPPAYQLAAHNADIPSMVLFAIALQESGIHVRGRLLPWPWTLNIAGTPYRFATRQTACHALLQALARQEAKRVDVGLGQTNLGYHGQHFSSPCEALDPYRNLAVTATLLREHHAVTGDWVSAAGRYHRPAGGTPAARYREGFSRQLERLQVSFKQGTSP; encoded by the coding sequence ATGGCAACGCCTCGATTGAGCGGTATTGCACTCATGCTGACGGTGCTCGCCGTCCAGGCTGATGAACTTCCGCCCCCTGCGTACCAATTGGCAGCGCATAACGCGGACATTCCTTCCATGGTGTTATTCGCAATTGCTCTGCAGGAGAGTGGGATCCACGTCCGCGGTCGGCTGCTGCCCTGGCCCTGGACACTGAATATCGCAGGAACACCCTACCGCTTCGCCACTCGGCAGACAGCCTGTCACGCTTTACTTCAGGCGCTTGCCCGGCAGGAGGCCAAGCGGGTGGATGTCGGACTTGGGCAAACCAACCTGGGTTATCACGGACAACATTTTTCCAGTCCCTGCGAAGCCCTTGACCCCTATCGGAACCTCGCCGTGACCGCCACGCTATTGCGGGAGCATCACGCCGTTACCGGCGATTGGGTGTCAGCTGCGGGACGCTATCACCGCCCGGCGGGAGGAACGCCGGCCGCACGTTACCGCGAGGGTTTCTCTCGGCAACTCGAACGTCTGCAGGTTTCTTTCAAGCAGGGCACATCACCATGA
- a CDS encoding integrating conjugative element protein has protein sequence MKRIPLTHYFLLFLVPFAQPELTVAGDQPSGFVRPQFQVSGSTTNSNIQPSRAMHADLSAFADEAWILPVRSSHLSPGQITSRALNMPGLRPFFLVGEDPQSLAWLRQRAAELQEMGAAGLAVEVTDTEALARIRAAAPGITILPVNGNDIATRLQIEHYPALITATSLEQ, from the coding sequence ATGAAACGAATACCCCTTACCCACTATTTCCTCCTGTTTTTAGTACCTTTCGCTCAGCCGGAACTGACCGTTGCCGGAGACCAACCTAGCGGCTTCGTCCGGCCTCAATTTCAGGTTTCCGGGTCGACAACAAATAGCAACATCCAGCCTTCTCGAGCCATGCATGCGGACCTGTCCGCGTTTGCCGATGAAGCGTGGATACTGCCCGTCCGCAGCTCCCACTTGAGCCCCGGTCAGATCACGTCTCGCGCCCTGAACATGCCGGGCTTACGACCTTTTTTCCTGGTCGGTGAGGATCCCCAATCGTTGGCTTGGTTGCGTCAACGTGCGGCTGAATTGCAGGAAATGGGTGCGGCTGGCCTCGCCGTGGAAGTAACCGATACTGAAGCCCTGGCCCGGATTCGAGCAGCTGCTCCGGGCATCACTATCCTGCCGGTCAACGGCAACGACATTGCCACCCGTTTGCAGATTGAGCACTACCCCGCCCTGATCACCGCCACTTCACTGGAACAGTGA
- the traD gene encoding type IV conjugative transfer system coupling protein TraD, translating to MAEHAMESKLRPAVELYTVAICVASVVLCLYSPWAVALSPEIGQVAALAYTLFGLIRLRQAWEVLRYRRNIRRLPRYELTSRQIPVSRKRLFMGRGFLWTRLHTQRLVEAQDPAVAHYIDQPPRYRMARGLERRLEHAPFPLSTLARVTAWDSAFNPLRPLPPVGGSPLLHGVQPDETEVGLPLGERVGHTLVLGTTRVGKTRLAEVYITQDIHRIEHEVVIVFDPKGDADLLKRMYVEAKRAGREKEFYVFHLGWPEISARYNAVGRFGRISEVASRIAGQLSGEGNSAAFREFAWRFVNIIARALIELGRRPDYLQIQRHVVNIDALFIEYAQQFFAKTDPKAWEVIVQFEGKLTEKNIPRHMVGREKRVVAIEQYLAAKRVFDPVMDGLRSAVRYDRTYFDKIVASLLPLLEKLTTGKTAQLLAPNYTDLDDPRPIFDWMQIIRKRGIVYVGLDALTDAEVAAAVGNSMFADLVSVAGQIYKHGVDHGLPQSGSTGGKLPINLHADEFNELMGDEFIPLINKGGGAGIQVTAYTQTLSDIEARIGNRAKAGQVIGNFNTLQMLRVRETATAELLTKQLPTVNVLTKTLVSGATDTSDPEANTDFTSSSQDRISSTSVPLIEPAHIVSLPKGQMFSFQAGGQLWKVRMPLPKPSNEDAMPKDLQELTQRMRATYNEQAGQWWSASGAGPTTNFDLDEVG from the coding sequence ATGGCCGAGCATGCGATGGAGTCCAAGCTCCGGCCAGCGGTGGAGCTTTACACCGTAGCGATCTGCGTCGCCTCTGTGGTGTTGTGCCTGTACTCGCCTTGGGCTGTGGCGCTGTCACCCGAGATCGGGCAGGTAGCGGCGCTGGCCTACACCCTGTTCGGCCTTATCCGGCTCCGGCAAGCCTGGGAGGTGTTGCGGTATAGGCGCAATATCCGTCGGTTGCCCCGCTACGAACTGACCAGCCGGCAGATCCCGGTCAGCCGCAAGCGTCTGTTCATGGGCCGCGGCTTTCTCTGGACCCGCCTGCATACCCAGCGCTTGGTCGAGGCGCAGGATCCGGCTGTCGCGCATTATATCGACCAACCGCCCCGTTACCGCATGGCTCGTGGACTCGAACGTCGACTGGAACATGCACCGTTTCCACTCTCTACATTGGCGCGTGTCACGGCCTGGGACAGCGCTTTCAACCCGTTGCGCCCGCTACCACCGGTCGGTGGCTCGCCGCTGTTACATGGGGTCCAGCCCGATGAAACTGAAGTCGGTCTGCCGCTGGGTGAACGGGTCGGACACACCTTGGTGCTCGGCACTACTCGTGTTGGCAAGACGCGACTCGCCGAGGTGTACATCACCCAGGACATTCACCGCATCGAACATGAGGTAGTCATCGTTTTCGATCCTAAGGGCGATGCCGACCTGCTCAAACGCATGTACGTCGAAGCCAAACGCGCCGGTCGGGAAAAAGAATTCTATGTTTTCCATCTAGGCTGGCCGGAGATCTCCGCACGCTACAACGCCGTGGGACGTTTCGGACGCATCTCGGAAGTGGCGTCACGCATCGCCGGGCAGCTCAGTGGTGAAGGCAATTCTGCAGCTTTTCGTGAGTTCGCCTGGCGTTTCGTCAACATCATCGCCCGGGCACTGATCGAGCTGGGCCGACGTCCGGACTACCTGCAAATCCAGCGACATGTGGTCAACATCGACGCGCTGTTCATCGAATACGCCCAGCAGTTTTTCGCCAAAACCGATCCGAAAGCGTGGGAAGTGATCGTCCAGTTTGAAGGCAAGCTCACCGAGAAGAACATTCCCAGGCACATGGTGGGACGCGAAAAGCGGGTGGTGGCCATCGAGCAATACCTGGCGGCAAAACGGGTGTTTGATCCGGTAATGGACGGATTACGTTCGGCGGTGCGTTATGACCGCACCTACTTCGACAAAATTGTTGCCTCGCTGCTACCGCTGCTGGAGAAACTTACCACCGGTAAGACCGCTCAGCTACTGGCTCCCAACTACACCGATTTAGATGACCCGCGGCCAATCTTCGATTGGATGCAGATCATCCGAAAACGCGGCATCGTCTACGTTGGTCTGGATGCGCTGACCGATGCAGAGGTCGCCGCTGCTGTGGGCAACTCCATGTTCGCCGATTTGGTCTCAGTCGCAGGCCAAATCTACAAACATGGCGTTGACCATGGCCTACCCCAATCGGGCAGCACCGGCGGCAAGCTGCCGATCAACCTGCATGCTGATGAATTTAACGAGTTGATGGGCGATGAGTTCATCCCGCTGATCAACAAGGGCGGCGGAGCGGGTATCCAGGTAACGGCTTATACCCAAACTCTTAGCGATATCGAGGCGCGCATTGGCAATCGGGCCAAAGCCGGTCAAGTGATTGGCAACTTCAACACCCTGCAGATGCTCCGAGTGCGCGAAACCGCCACCGCGGAGTTACTCACCAAACAATTGCCTACGGTGAATGTACTGACAAAAACGCTGGTATCCGGTGCAACAGACACCTCCGATCCTGAGGCCAACACAGACTTCACTTCGTCCTCGCAGGACCGCATCAGCAGCACCAGTGTGCCGCTGATCGAGCCGGCACATATCGTCAGTTTGCCGAAGGGACAAATGTTTTCCTTCCAGGCCGGTGGGCAGCTATGGAAGGTCCGTATGCCGCTGCCTAAGCCCTCCAACGAAGATGCTATGCCCAAGGACCTGCAGGAGCTTACTCAGCGGATGCGGGCCACTTACAACGAACAAGCGGGCCAATGGTGGAGTGCGAGCGGTGCGGGTCCAACAACAAACTTTGATCTGGATGAGGTGGGGTAG
- a CDS encoding TIGR03747 family integrating conjugative element membrane protein, translated as MATSVQNTPPQPIQRPGLIISVIGVVLCIIGMLIASLLFSILIEWAGLLFFWGDQGWRHSQAMLNSELSWLSEHFKYSLIIQQPGQAIFQWLDLLNQWLLVKTGFADFALQARVSSQGNGFWSWTNQLYVSIEDFVLAAVYVTFTFVVRLTILVLATPLFLLASFTGFIDGLIRRDLRKFGAGRESSFVYHRAKRAAMPLLIIPWIIYLSLPFSLNPIAIFLPCAVILGVTVAITATTFKKYL; from the coding sequence ATGGCAACTTCCGTCCAGAACACACCGCCACAACCGATCCAGCGTCCGGGGCTGATCATCTCCGTGATCGGCGTGGTCCTGTGCATCATCGGAATGCTCATTGCCTCATTGTTGTTCTCAATCCTGATCGAGTGGGCTGGTCTGCTCTTCTTCTGGGGAGATCAAGGCTGGCGACATAGTCAGGCCATGCTGAATAGCGAGTTGAGCTGGCTCAGCGAACACTTCAAATATTCACTAATCATCCAACAACCCGGACAGGCGATTTTCCAGTGGCTAGATCTCCTGAACCAGTGGCTTTTGGTCAAGACTGGATTTGCGGATTTTGCCCTGCAGGCGCGGGTGTCGAGCCAGGGCAACGGTTTCTGGAGTTGGACCAATCAGCTATATGTGAGCATTGAAGATTTCGTGCTGGCGGCGGTATATGTCACCTTCACCTTCGTGGTGCGCCTGACCATTCTGGTCCTAGCCACACCATTATTTCTGTTGGCCTCGTTTACTGGTTTTATCGATGGTTTGATCCGTCGCGACTTACGTAAATTTGGAGCCGGACGAGAAAGCAGCTTTGTGTATCACCGAGCTAAGCGAGCAGCGATGCCACTGCTGATTATTCCGTGGATCATTTACCTGTCCCTACCCTTTTCGCTCAATCCAATCGCTATTTTTTTGCCTTGCGCAGTAATACTCGGAGTAACAGTAGCGATTACAGCGACGACATTCAAAAAATATCTTTAA